In a genomic window of Streptomyces koelreuteriae:
- a CDS encoding galactose-binding domain-containing protein, whose translation MTSSGRPYRRRKNITVVSLLLLVLSIALGPTPSSAAGTDWWNPTARPAPDSGVNVTGEPFTGTNDRGEVRGFVDAHDHIFSNEAFGGRLICGKPFSEQGIADALKDCPEHYPDGSLAIFDFITNGGDGKHDPNGWPTFKDWPAHDSLTHQQNYYAWVERAWRGGQRVLVNDLVTNGVICSVYFFKDRGCDEMTSIRLQAKLTYDMQAYIDKIYGGPGKGFFRIVTDSAQARQVIEQGKLAVVLGVETSEPFGCKQILDIAQCSKADIDKGLDELHALGVRSMFLCHKFDNALCGVRFDSGSLGTAINVGQFLSTGTYWKTEQCKGPQADNPIGNASAAAAEKKLPAGEEVPSYSADAQCNVRGLTGLGEYAVRGMMQRGMMLEIDHMSVKATGRVLDIFEAESYPGVLSSHSWMDLDWTERVYGLGGFIAQYMHGSEGFISEAKRTEALRDKYGVGYGYGTDMNGVGGWPGPRGADAPNKVTYPFKSVDGGSVIDRQTTGQRTWDLNTDGAAHYGLVPDWIEDIRRVGGQDVVDDLFRGAESYLDTWGASEKHEAGADLARGAATSASSSEWSLFTSYKPHRAVDGDRGTRWASDWSDDQWFRVDLGSEKRVKKVTLDWEDAYAKAYRIELSTDGANWRTAWSTTAGDGGLDTARFTATPARYVRVQGVERGTGWGYSLYDVGVHG comes from the coding sequence GTGACCAGTTCCGGACGCCCGTACCGCAGACGCAAGAACATCACCGTTGTGTCGCTCCTCCTGCTCGTGCTGTCGATCGCGCTCGGCCCCACACCGAGTTCGGCGGCAGGAACCGACTGGTGGAACCCGACCGCGCGGCCCGCGCCGGACTCCGGGGTCAACGTCACGGGGGAGCCCTTCACCGGCACCAACGACCGGGGCGAGGTGCGCGGGTTCGTCGACGCGCACGACCACATCTTCTCCAACGAGGCCTTCGGCGGCCGGCTGATCTGCGGAAAGCCGTTCTCCGAGCAGGGGATCGCGGACGCGCTCAAGGACTGTCCCGAGCACTACCCGGACGGCTCGCTCGCGATCTTCGACTTCATCACCAACGGCGGTGACGGCAAGCACGACCCGAACGGCTGGCCCACCTTCAAGGACTGGCCGGCCCACGACTCCCTGACACACCAGCAGAACTACTACGCCTGGGTGGAACGGGCCTGGCGCGGTGGCCAGCGGGTGCTGGTCAACGACCTCGTCACCAACGGCGTGATCTGCTCCGTGTACTTCTTCAAGGACCGCGGTTGTGACGAGATGACGTCCATCCGGCTGCAGGCCAAGCTGACGTACGACATGCAGGCCTACATCGACAAGATCTACGGCGGGCCGGGCAAGGGCTTCTTCCGGATCGTCACCGACAGCGCACAGGCCCGTCAGGTCATCGAGCAGGGCAAGCTGGCGGTCGTCCTCGGCGTGGAGACGTCCGAGCCCTTCGGCTGCAAGCAGATCCTCGACATCGCGCAGTGCAGCAAGGCCGACATCGACAAGGGCCTGGACGAGCTGCACGCGCTGGGTGTGCGCAGCATGTTCCTGTGCCACAAGTTCGACAACGCGCTGTGCGGTGTCCGCTTCGACTCGGGCTCGCTCGGAACGGCCATCAACGTCGGGCAGTTCCTGTCGACGGGCACCTATTGGAAGACGGAGCAGTGCAAGGGGCCGCAAGCCGACAACCCCATCGGCAACGCCTCGGCGGCCGCGGCCGAGAAGAAGCTCCCGGCGGGCGAGGAGGTCCCGTCGTACAGCGCTGACGCCCAATGCAACGTCAGAGGACTCACCGGACTCGGCGAGTACGCCGTCCGCGGCATGATGCAGCGCGGGATGATGCTGGAGATCGACCACATGAGCGTCAAGGCCACCGGCCGGGTGCTCGACATCTTCGAGGCCGAGTCCTACCCCGGCGTGCTCTCCTCGCACAGCTGGATGGACCTGGACTGGACCGAGCGGGTCTACGGCCTGGGCGGCTTCATCGCGCAGTACATGCACGGCTCCGAGGGCTTCATCTCGGAGGCGAAGCGCACCGAGGCGCTGCGCGACAAGTACGGGGTGGGCTACGGCTACGGCACCGACATGAACGGCGTCGGTGGCTGGCCGGGCCCGCGCGGAGCGGACGCCCCGAACAAGGTCACCTATCCCTTCAAGAGCGTCGACGGCGGCTCCGTCATCGACCGGCAGACCACCGGTCAGCGCACCTGGGACCTGAACACCGACGGAGCGGCCCACTACGGCCTGGTGCCGGACTGGATCGAGGACATCCGCCGGGTCGGCGGCCAGGACGTGGTGGACGACCTCTTCCGCGGCGCCGAGTCCTACCTCGACACCTGGGGGGCCTCCGAGAAGCACGAGGCCGGGGCCGATCTCGCGCGCGGCGCGGCCACATCGGCCAGTTCCTCGGAGTGGAGCCTGTTCACGAGCTACAAGCCGCACCGGGCCGTCGACGGCGACCGCGGCACCCGCTGGGCGAGCGACTGGAGCGACGACCAGTGGTTCCGGGTCGACCTCGGGTCGGAGAAGCGCGTCAAGAAGGTCACCCTCGACTGGGAGGACGCGTACGCGAAGGCGTACCGGATCGAGCTCTCCACCGACGGGGCGAACTGGCGGACCGCCTGGTCCACGACGGCGGGCGACGGCGGCCTGGACACCGCGAGATTCACCGCCACACCGGCCAGGTACGTACGCGTGCAGGGGGTGGAACGCGGCACCGGCTGGGGCTACTCCCTCTACGACGTCGGTGTCCACGGCTGA
- a CDS encoding TetR/AcrR family transcriptional regulator has translation MARLPSAERRRQLTEAAIRAMARDGVPRTTTRSIAAEAGVSLSVFHYCFDSKQELIESVITTITGHYVTVVKEALRPRASLEETVRAGFQAYWEHVRAHPDEHMLTYELTQYALRQPGFEHLARRQYELYAETYLELIDQLRQTMGLRLRVPAPVLARYLAAMTDGLTLNYLVLGDDDAWSGILDTVTAHIAGLVCEP, from the coding sequence ATGGCACGGTTGCCGTCCGCCGAGCGGCGGCGACAGCTCACCGAAGCGGCGATCAGGGCGATGGCCCGGGACGGCGTCCCCAGGACGACGACCCGGTCCATCGCAGCCGAAGCGGGCGTCTCGCTGAGCGTCTTCCACTACTGCTTCGACTCCAAGCAGGAGCTGATCGAGTCCGTCATCACCACCATCACCGGGCACTACGTGACAGTGGTGAAGGAGGCCCTGCGGCCCAGGGCCTCCTTGGAGGAGACCGTCCGGGCGGGCTTCCAGGCGTACTGGGAGCACGTCCGGGCCCACCCCGACGAGCACATGCTCACCTATGAGCTCACGCAGTACGCGCTGCGCCAGCCCGGCTTCGAGCATCTGGCGCGGCGCCAGTACGAGCTGTACGCCGAGACGTACCTGGAGCTCATCGACCAGCTGCGGCAGACCATGGGCCTGCGGCTGCGCGTCCCCGCCCCGGTCCTGGCGCGCTATCTGGCCGCCATGACCGACGGCCTGACCCTCAACTACCTCGTGCTCGGCGACGACGACGCCTGGTCGGGCATCCTCGACACGGTCACCGCGCATATCGCCGGCCTGGTGTGCGAGCCCTGA
- a CDS encoding nitrilase-related carbon-nitrogen hydrolase: MRASLIQLSVDASDSAEERRLRASSLVRGRTGDDLVVLPELWTAGAWAYDGWGHDAEGIDGPTAEAMSAAARAAGVWLHAGSIVERDADGTLYNTALLFDRAGDLRGNYRKIHRYGFDTGEATMMGGGGDIVTVPTEFGVIGLAICYDLRFPELFRGLIDEGAELIIVPAAWPAARLAHWQLLTRTRALEEQVFLLACCATGTHGGMRQGGHSVAVDPWGTVLGEAGTAAETVTVGVDMGEVARIRSELPVLRDRVLAVGSAAGR; the protein is encoded by the coding sequence ATGCGAGCCTCGCTGATACAGCTGTCCGTGGACGCGTCGGACTCCGCCGAGGAGCGCCGTCTCAGGGCGTCCTCGCTGGTCCGGGGCCGGACCGGCGACGATCTGGTGGTCCTGCCGGAACTGTGGACGGCCGGGGCCTGGGCGTACGACGGCTGGGGGCACGACGCCGAGGGGATCGACGGTCCCACCGCCGAGGCCATGTCCGCGGCGGCGCGCGCGGCCGGGGTCTGGCTGCACGCCGGATCGATCGTCGAACGGGACGCGGACGGGACCCTCTACAACACCGCGCTCCTCTTCGACCGGGCCGGTGACCTGCGCGGCAACTACCGCAAGATCCACCGGTACGGCTTCGACACGGGTGAGGCGACCATGATGGGCGGGGGCGGCGACATCGTCACCGTGCCCACCGAATTCGGGGTGATCGGCCTCGCCATCTGCTACGACCTGCGTTTCCCCGAGCTCTTCCGGGGGCTGATCGACGAGGGGGCGGAGCTGATCATCGTGCCCGCCGCCTGGCCCGCGGCCCGGCTCGCGCACTGGCAGCTCCTGACCCGCACGAGGGCGCTGGAGGAGCAGGTCTTCCTGCTGGCCTGCTGCGCCACGGGCACCCATGGCGGTATGCGGCAGGGCGGGCACAGCGTGGCCGTCGACCCCTGGGGGACGGTCCTGGGCGAGGCCGGCACCGCGGCGGAGACGGTGACGGTGGGGGTCGACATGGGCGAGGTCGCCCGGATCCGCTCCGAACTCCCCGTCCTGCGTGATCGTGTCCTCGCCGTGGGGTCCGCCGCCGGGCGGTGA
- the gdhA gene encoding NADP-specific glutamate dehydrogenase, giving the protein MDVSAHIDAVYDTLRRRDPGETEFHQAAHEVLHAIGPVLRAHPEYAEARIVERLCEPERQLMFRVPWVDDQGTVRVNRGFRVEFNSALGPYKGGLRFHPSVNLGIVKFLGFEQIFKNALTGMAIGGGKGGSDFDPKGRSDGEVMRFCQAFMTELYRHLGEHTDVPAGDIGVGAREIGYLFGQYKRITNRYEAGVLTGKPVGWGGSHARTEATGYGAVYFAQAMLGTRGQDFDGRRVVVSGSGNVAVYAAEKVHALGGRVVACSDSSGYLVDEDGLDLDLLKEVKEVRRARISAYAEAKPTARFSARGSVYDVPCDIALPCATQNELGRQDAVALVKNGVLAVAEGANMPCTPEAIEVFREARVLFAPGKAANAGGVATSALEMQQNASRDSWTFERTEDRLATIMGQVHAQCRVTAETYGGDADDYVLGANTAGFLRVAEAMTAQGVV; this is encoded by the coding sequence ATGGACGTCAGCGCCCACATCGACGCCGTCTACGACACCCTCCGCAGGCGAGACCCCGGGGAAACGGAGTTCCACCAGGCCGCGCACGAAGTCCTGCACGCCATAGGCCCCGTGCTCCGGGCCCACCCGGAGTACGCCGAGGCCCGGATCGTGGAGCGGCTCTGCGAGCCCGAGCGGCAGCTGATGTTCCGGGTCCCGTGGGTGGACGACCAGGGCACCGTACGGGTCAACCGCGGTTTCCGGGTGGAGTTCAACAGCGCGCTCGGCCCGTACAAGGGCGGCCTGCGCTTCCATCCCAGCGTGAACCTGGGCATCGTCAAGTTCCTGGGCTTCGAGCAGATCTTCAAGAACGCGCTGACCGGTATGGCGATCGGCGGCGGCAAGGGCGGCTCGGACTTCGACCCCAAGGGCCGCTCCGACGGCGAGGTCATGCGCTTCTGCCAGGCGTTCATGACGGAGCTGTACCGCCACCTGGGCGAGCACACGGACGTGCCCGCCGGCGACATCGGGGTGGGCGCCCGAGAGATCGGCTACCTCTTCGGCCAGTACAAGCGGATCACCAACCGCTACGAGGCCGGCGTCCTCACCGGCAAGCCCGTCGGCTGGGGCGGCTCCCACGCCCGCACCGAGGCCACCGGCTACGGCGCCGTGTACTTCGCCCAGGCGATGCTCGGCACCCGCGGCCAGGACTTCGACGGACGCCGGGTCGTGGTCTCCGGGTCGGGAAACGTCGCCGTCTACGCGGCCGAGAAGGTCCACGCCCTGGGCGGGCGCGTGGTGGCCTGCTCCGACTCCTCCGGCTACCTCGTCGACGAGGACGGCCTCGACCTGGACCTGCTCAAGGAGGTCAAGGAGGTGCGCCGGGCCCGGATCTCCGCCTATGCCGAGGCGAAGCCGACCGCGCGGTTCTCCGCCCGGGGGTCGGTCTACGACGTGCCGTGCGACATCGCCCTGCCGTGCGCCACCCAGAACGAGCTGGGCCGCCAGGACGCCGTAGCGCTGGTGAAGAACGGTGTGCTCGCCGTGGCCGAGGGCGCGAACATGCCCTGCACGCCCGAGGCGATCGAGGTGTTCCGCGAGGCCCGGGTCCTCTTCGCCCCCGGCAAGGCGGCCAACGCGGGCGGGGTCGCCACCTCCGCGCTGGAGATGCAGCAGAACGCCTCGCGCGACAGCTGGACCTTCGAGCGGACGGAGGACCGGCTCGCGACCATCATGGGACAGGTGCACGCCCAGTGCCGTGTCACCGCCGAGACCTACGGCGGCGACGCCGACGACTACGTCCTCGGCGCCAACACCGCGGGCTTCCTCCGCGTCGCCGAGGCGATGACGGCCCAGGGCGTCGTCTAG
- a CDS encoding TetR/AcrR family transcriptional regulator, which yields MRSDTERNRRHLIKAAARLFENSPTPVSLAEIAKHAEVSTATAYRHFSSVEEVLHAFRAQVGSELRDFSARQTTRGMTKLEAVSRHWVSLVLEHGGAMAQMRSHRGYLERLREGTGYLTPQAEALAEPLRQTTEELGLDDLGDEALYLWNALFDPRDILDLIKSGRTEDEAAGRLVAALRGALTGWAAAEQQQAD from the coding sequence ATGCGCAGTGACACCGAGCGCAACCGCAGGCACCTCATCAAGGCGGCCGCGCGACTGTTCGAGAACTCGCCCACGCCCGTCAGCCTCGCCGAGATCGCCAAGCACGCCGAGGTGTCCACCGCGACGGCCTACCGCCACTTCTCATCCGTCGAGGAGGTGCTGCATGCCTTCCGCGCCCAAGTGGGCTCCGAACTGCGGGACTTCAGCGCCCGGCAGACCACCCGCGGCATGACCAAACTCGAAGCGGTCTCGCGGCACTGGGTCTCCCTGGTCCTCGAACACGGCGGGGCGATGGCCCAGATGCGCTCGCACCGCGGCTATCTCGAGCGCCTGCGCGAAGGAACCGGCTACCTCACGCCCCAGGCCGAGGCGCTCGCCGAGCCGCTGCGGCAGACCACCGAGGAACTGGGCCTCGACGACCTCGGCGACGAAGCCCTCTATCTGTGGAACGCGCTGTTCGACCCGCGCGACATCCTCGACCTCATCAAGAGCGGACGCACCGAGGACGAGGCCGCCGGCCGTCTGGTGGCCGCACTGCGCGGCGCCCTGACCGGCTGGGCGGCGGCGGAACAGCAACAGGCCGACTGA
- a CDS encoding pyridoxal phosphate-dependent aminotransferase, translating into MPPIVTTQPPLHDTAAAVARIAAASRRTQQPQSRSDLVSLAMGEPDFDTPERVTEAAHAALRAGRTHYSPLLGEPALREALAAKLTATAGTPASAGDVLITQGGTAGLAASILSLVDPGDKVVVPDPTYSLYGDLVAMAGGTVVPVPLAPDLHWDLDRLADALIDAKLFVFCNPVNPTGIVHGREELEALAALLDGTPTIVVSDEAYSDLDYTGRPFTSALSVDGLRERTVYCQTFSKSYAMTGWRVGYLWGPSPLIQAAARVHNTFNGSVNTVIQDAALVAVESCDDDVARMRAAYQERGELMRRELSAIPGLTLSAPEGAFYQFPRYDIDLPSVEVVAALRTQHGVAVRPGSEFGARGEGHLRLSYAASPQSITEGVRRLAAGLSALR; encoded by the coding sequence ATGCCGCCCATCGTCACCACCCAGCCGCCTCTGCACGACACCGCCGCCGCCGTCGCCCGGATCGCCGCCGCCTCCCGCCGGACCCAGCAGCCGCAGTCCCGGTCCGACCTCGTCTCCCTCGCGATGGGCGAACCCGACTTCGACACCCCCGAGCGGGTCACCGAGGCGGCCCACGCCGCACTGCGCGCCGGCCGCACCCACTACTCGCCGCTCCTCGGCGAACCGGCCCTGCGCGAGGCCCTCGCCGCCAAGCTCACCGCCACCGCCGGGACCCCGGCCTCCGCCGGCGACGTCCTGATCACCCAGGGCGGCACCGCCGGACTGGCCGCGTCGATCCTGTCCCTCGTCGACCCCGGGGACAAGGTGGTCGTCCCGGACCCCACCTACTCCCTCTACGGCGACCTGGTCGCGATGGCCGGCGGCACCGTCGTCCCCGTCCCGCTCGCACCGGACCTGCACTGGGACCTCGACCGGCTCGCCGACGCCCTCATCGACGCCAAGCTCTTCGTCTTCTGCAACCCCGTCAACCCGACCGGCATCGTGCACGGCCGGGAGGAACTCGAAGCGCTCGCCGCCCTGCTCGACGGCACCCCCACCATCGTCGTCTCCGACGAGGCCTACTCCGACCTCGACTACACCGGCCGCCCCTTCACCTCGGCCCTCTCCGTCGACGGCCTGCGCGAGCGGACCGTTTACTGCCAGACCTTCTCCAAGAGCTACGCCATGACCGGCTGGCGCGTCGGCTACCTCTGGGGCCCCTCGCCGCTCATCCAGGCGGCCGCACGCGTCCACAACACCTTCAACGGCTCCGTCAACACCGTCATTCAGGACGCCGCGCTCGTCGCCGTCGAGAGCTGCGACGACGACGTGGCCCGGATGCGCGCCGCGTACCAGGAGCGCGGCGAACTCATGCGCAGGGAACTGTCCGCGATCCCCGGCCTCACCCTCAGCGCACCCGAAGGCGCCTTCTACCAATTCCCGCGCTACGACATCGATCTGCCGTCCGTGGAGGTCGTGGCGGCGCTGCGCACACAGCACGGCGTCGCCGTCCGGCCCGGGAGCGAGTTCGGAGCGCGGGGTGAGGGGCACCTGAGGCTGTCGTACGCTGCCAGCCCGCAGTCCATCACCGAGGGTGTCCGCCGCCTGGCCGCCGGTCTTTCGGCCCTGCGATGA
- a CDS encoding SDR family oxidoreductase, protein MTTSSGAIALITGAGSGMGLETARLLARDGAAVVLIGRRQEALDAVAATIRAEGGTALALAADITRADDVTRVLDRVRSELGPVDILVNNAGSSSSVLNPQWLPHDEWRQVLDVNLTAVFQLTQAVLPDMLDRGAGTIVTVSSLAAVNPNLLGGAAYGAAKAGVRNFMTFLHNTFRNQGLRAITVLPGEADTPILDNRARPPAPEERAGMVRPEDVAEAIRLAVALPQRVVLQEIVVAPTRQRDVSADLEISRRTGAPADTAPHA, encoded by the coding sequence GTGACGACATCGTCCGGCGCGATCGCGCTCATCACAGGAGCCGGCAGCGGAATGGGGCTCGAGACCGCGCGCCTTCTCGCCCGGGACGGCGCCGCGGTGGTCCTGATCGGCCGCAGACAGGAAGCCCTCGACGCGGTCGCCGCCACCATCCGCGCCGAAGGCGGGACCGCTCTCGCCCTCGCCGCGGACATCACCCGCGCCGACGACGTGACACGCGTCCTCGACCGGGTGCGGAGCGAACTCGGCCCGGTCGACATCCTCGTCAACAACGCGGGCAGCTCCTCCTCGGTGCTCAACCCGCAGTGGCTCCCGCACGACGAGTGGCGCCAGGTCCTCGACGTGAACCTCACCGCCGTCTTCCAGCTCACCCAGGCCGTCCTGCCCGACATGCTCGACCGCGGCGCCGGGACCATCGTCACCGTCTCCTCGCTCGCCGCCGTCAACCCCAACCTGCTCGGCGGCGCCGCCTACGGCGCGGCCAAGGCGGGCGTCCGCAACTTCATGACCTTCCTGCACAACACCTTCCGCAACCAGGGCCTGCGCGCGATCACCGTGCTGCCGGGTGAAGCGGACACCCCCATCCTCGACAACCGCGCCCGGCCCCCGGCGCCGGAGGAGCGCGCCGGCATGGTGCGGCCCGAGGACGTCGCCGAGGCCATCCGCCTGGCCGTCGCGCTGCCCCAGCGCGTCGTCCTCCAGGAGATCGTCGTCGCCCCCACCCGCCAGCGGGACGTCTCCGCCGACCTCGAGATCAGCCGCCGGACGGGCGCACCCGCCGACACCGCACCGCACGCCTGA
- a CDS encoding 5-oxoprolinase subunit C family protein — protein sequence MTTVTLDFTGTGWITTFQDLGRSGTEQRGVPTGGAADQHSAAVANLLVGNPRGATLLENLGGELALVPDADVLLAVTGAPAEVTVGGSPADGWSPLVVPAGHEVRIRGDMSRGTRTYLAVNGTLSTETLLGSAAPDARMGFGQALAPGSRVLLETEFRGFRNRPFEAQLFRLPVPVPRFDDGPWVVDVVPTPGMRTIAGIREVIEEATYVVTPRSNHVGLRLDGPVLHPDTDTEIVSHGVPIGALQIPHADELIVLGRYRSLTAGYPIVGVAARASLPLLGQAGPGRELRFRWIDRETSLRRFAHRESEVRALGRAAAEAFGALGFTPPLPTPLPEPLPQTI from the coding sequence ATGACGACCGTGACGCTCGACTTCACCGGCACCGGCTGGATCACCACGTTCCAGGACCTCGGCCGGAGCGGCACGGAACAGCGCGGCGTTCCCACCGGGGGAGCGGCCGACCAGCACTCGGCGGCCGTGGCCAATCTCCTCGTGGGCAACCCACGCGGCGCGACCCTGCTGGAGAACCTGGGCGGCGAACTGGCCCTCGTGCCCGACGCCGACGTGCTGCTCGCGGTGACCGGCGCACCCGCCGAGGTCACCGTCGGGGGCTCGCCCGCCGACGGCTGGTCGCCGCTGGTCGTCCCCGCGGGCCACGAGGTGCGGATCCGCGGCGACATGAGCCGGGGGACCCGCACCTATCTGGCGGTGAACGGAACGCTGAGCACGGAAACGCTGCTGGGCAGCGCCGCCCCGGACGCCCGGATGGGCTTCGGGCAGGCCCTCGCCCCCGGCTCGCGGGTCCTGCTGGAGACGGAGTTCCGGGGGTTCAGAAACCGCCCGTTCGAGGCGCAGCTCTTCCGGCTTCCCGTGCCCGTGCCGCGCTTCGACGACGGACCGTGGGTCGTCGACGTCGTCCCCACCCCCGGCATGCGGACGATCGCGGGGATCCGCGAGGTGATCGAGGAGGCGACCTACGTCGTCACACCGCGCTCCAACCATGTCGGGCTCAGGCTCGACGGGCCGGTGCTCCACCCGGACACCGACACCGAGATCGTGTCGCACGGGGTGCCCATCGGGGCGCTGCAGATCCCGCACGCGGACGAGCTGATCGTCCTCGGCCGCTACCGGAGCCTGACCGCCGGCTACCCGATCGTCGGTGTCGCCGCCCGGGCGTCCCTGCCGCTGCTCGGGCAGGCCGGGCCGGGGCGGGAACTCAGGTTCCGCTGGATCGACCGCGAGACCTCGCTGCGCCGGTTCGCCCACCGCGAGTCCGAGGTCCGCGCACTCGGACGGGCGGCTGCCGAGGCGTTCGGCGCGCTCGGTTTCACCCCGCCCCTGCCCACGCCCTTGCCCGAACCCTTGCCCCAGACAATCTGA
- a CDS encoding 5-oxoprolinase subunit B family protein, translating into MTTAQYGDLTVEPYGDSAVMVTIPHTDQAIRRAGIVAFRDRFLAHRPHGVLDVVSGLESLLVEFDPLLTAFEHVEYAARLVARWAPSPTDGPARTRQVRTFAIPVVFDDDTGPDLGSVAEELGLATTDVVEAIARSTFTICLLGAAMAPMMDGLKVPRPVRRRAEPRTDVAPGAVMIAGTNAIIQPFPGPTGWRVVGRTPHTIVDISRPDPVSFGTGDVVRFVPVTRDEAEALGEGFLLPTEVAV; encoded by the coding sequence ATGACCACAGCACAGTACGGCGACCTCACCGTCGAGCCCTACGGCGACTCGGCGGTGATGGTGACCATCCCGCATACCGACCAGGCCATCCGCAGGGCCGGGATCGTGGCGTTCCGCGACCGCTTCCTGGCGCACCGCCCGCACGGTGTGCTCGATGTCGTCTCCGGCCTCGAATCCCTGCTCGTCGAGTTCGACCCGCTGCTGACCGCGTTCGAGCACGTGGAGTACGCGGCGCGGCTCGTGGCGCGGTGGGCGCCGTCACCCACGGACGGACCGGCCCGCACGCGGCAGGTGCGGACGTTCGCCATCCCCGTGGTCTTCGACGACGACACCGGCCCCGACCTGGGGTCCGTCGCCGAGGAACTCGGCCTCGCCACCACCGATGTCGTCGAGGCGATCGCCCGCTCCACCTTCACCATCTGCCTCCTCGGCGCGGCGATGGCCCCGATGATGGACGGCCTCAAGGTGCCCCGGCCGGTGCGCCGGCGGGCCGAGCCGCGCACGGACGTCGCCCCCGGCGCCGTCATGATCGCCGGGACCAACGCGATCATCCAGCCGTTCCCCGGCCCGACCGGCTGGCGAGTGGTCGGACGCACGCCCCACACCATCGTCGACATCTCCCGCCCGGACCCCGTGTCCTTCGGCACCGGCGACGTCGTGCGCTTCGTCCCCGTCACCCGGGACGAGGCCGAGGCGCTCGGCGAGGGCTTCCTGCTGCCGACGGAGGTGGCCGTATGA
- a CDS encoding LamB/YcsF family protein: MGINSVAVVADLGESFGNYTIGDDEALLGLVTSSNIACGFHAGDPRIMDRTVSDCVARGIELGAHPGYPDLVGFGRRLIEATEEEIRTDVLYQLGALDAFARVHGGTISHVAPHGRMGSIAQTDAKHARAITDAIAAYNTDYIVICQRGLLAEESRKRGLEVGYVFLADRGYGDDGMPVPRSHEGGLIYDPELIGERSAQVVREGTVRSVNGNVVPLGHDADVLLLHGDHPTVLANGTALRAALDKAGIQVGGLREVLAQKAEVALAG, encoded by the coding sequence ATGGGAATCAACTCCGTAGCCGTCGTCGCCGACCTCGGCGAGAGCTTCGGCAACTACACGATCGGCGACGACGAGGCCCTGCTGGGCCTGGTCACCTCGTCGAACATCGCCTGCGGCTTCCACGCCGGTGACCCGCGCATCATGGACCGGACGGTTTCCGACTGTGTCGCGCGCGGCATCGAACTGGGCGCCCACCCCGGCTACCCCGACCTGGTCGGCTTCGGCCGCCGGCTCATCGAGGCGACCGAGGAGGAGATCCGCACCGACGTCCTCTACCAGCTCGGCGCCCTGGACGCCTTCGCCCGGGTGCACGGCGGCACCATCAGCCATGTCGCCCCGCACGGCCGCATGGGCTCGATCGCGCAGACCGACGCCAAGCACGCCCGCGCCATCACCGACGCGATCGCCGCGTACAACACCGACTACATCGTCATCTGCCAGCGCGGCCTGCTCGCGGAGGAGTCACGCAAGCGCGGCCTGGAGGTCGGCTACGTCTTCCTCGCCGACCGAGGCTACGGCGACGACGGCATGCCCGTGCCCCGCTCCCACGAGGGCGGACTCATCTACGACCCGGAGCTGATCGGCGAGCGTTCGGCCCAGGTCGTGCGGGAGGGGACGGTGCGCTCGGTCAACGGCAACGTGGTCCCGCTCGGCCATGACGCCGACGTCCTGCTGCTGCACGGCGACCACCCGACCGTCCTCGCGAACGGCACCGCGCTGCGTGCCGCGCTCGACAAGGCGGGCATCCAGGTCGGCGGCCTGCGCGAGGTCCTGGCGCAGAAGGCGGAGGTCGCGCTCGCCGGCTGA